Sequence from the Montipora foliosa isolate CH-2021 chromosome 12, ASM3666993v2, whole genome shotgun sequence genome:
tttccgaaaaatccaaaagttcaaaTTACGCCGAGGCGGGCCCCGACCCCTcggaaaaacaatgaaaaattctgcaacTTCGCCAACTCCATATGCGACAACGCGTTGAATTGCCGGTTTGCTTTTTTGGATataaaaaatgtaaacttcatgtaattttgtcaagtttaagACAACATAAAAACTCATTGAAATAACCCACTTTCAATCTTTTGGGCTGAGGTAAACTAAAGGCCAACTTTAAAGGCCTATAAATATCCTAGTATATAAATTTACGTGTCATATTGTACATCAGCTGAAAGCTTTATCCTCGTAGGTCATTATCTGCAACTGTCGATTTTGGCCCGCAAAAATTAGCGTATCGAGTTTAAAAAGAGTTCGGGCTATTTTGACCAgaaattcaatgcaaattgcTGAGCAGATGTCACGCAAGAGGTCACGGCCAATCCTAATCAGTTTGCAAATAATGCATCTTTTTTCTCTCCTGattgaaaatgtcggcaaagAGCGCCTTGAAGTACTTCAATGACGTTTCATTATATTTAACAAGCATACAAGCACGCCACTTATCATTTTATTAATCTTTGATCTAACTGAACGATAACCGTCATCGATCGCGTTGATGCATAGTGCCGGGTGCATACATACACAGCGAAGCTTATTACAAAGTTGAAGAGAATAGGGTAGACTTACTAACTGTAGTTACTCTTGGTTTAGAATAACGCGATGTCATCCCAGGAGCTCCCTATTTTACTCAATTTTTGACCGAAAAGGTCAACAAAACAgacttacaaaacaaaatgatcaaTGAAAATGTGCGTCCTCGCTTGCAGTTCTTGCTTACCGTGATTCGTTCATACATTTTAAACTGCTGATAATACCAATTGCTTACGTCTTTTTACTGCctgtagaagaaaagaaatgaagaaaaagaaaccaatcaagagtaaaagaaaaactCACGCAAAAGAGTAGCACATTCTGACAACATTATTGTCTCGTTAAAGGGCTGTTGTAGGGTTCTTTCTTCTCGCAACTTTTGAGAATTCTTTTTTAACCATGAAAAACAGTTACCATAAGGCACTTGTACCATCGTGTCGAGTAAATTATTGCAAATATGTCAAATTTGATTTGCGTGATAATATAACTTTGCGTGATGTAACCAAAAAGTACGGATTTGTCTGCAGAACAGCAAGAACCAGATGTTCGGGAAACTCTTCTCAAAATGCAGCCCTGAAAACATTTCGAAATGAGACGACCTGAGACTCACAAGAAAAAAAGATCATAGTAATGGTCTGCAATGAATTTGACCAGGCTTTCTGATTTTCTACAAAACCCCACCGAAAGTAAAAGTCGAAGAATGTTGTCAAAGTTACTTGGACTCAGCTCTAAACGGCATGATATGTGTAAGACCAATTATCAATGAATCTGAATGAATTTGACTGGGGTCTTAGCATGCGAATACAGCCATTTCTCCTCTCCTCGCCGCTGTCGCCGCCCACTACGAACGTTTTGCGGGtctttatttagtaaaatccaactagtggtctattatcaatactgcgttctgattggttgagctactactaAGCTatatgttatagcccactagtagcgaaaagcgagGGCTTTTTGGCGGTAAAAAAGGATTAAAGTCAAGCTTTAACTagctaaaagttttttattctcgatatttttgaccaactagttggattttaccaaaacaattattcctctcgccctcatggcctctgagtcaatagccaaTAGCTCATGGGCTACCGACTCAAAAGCCCATTCGGGCtcaaggaataattgttaaatataaaaaaaaaaacaccgaaaAAAAGGAACACCCACTTCTAAAAAGCACTAACTTGATATATGTGTGAcaacatgtaaattgtgtttgtGCGTTTGTAAACGGTCTTTTTTAACATTATATAAAGACAGACTgtgataaaattggtgagaataGAGGCTCCAAAGATATATCTTACAGCCCCTTTTACGGAACTGGAGGCAGGGACCCTGGCAACAAGTGAATTGTCTATTCGTCTTGTTAATCAGAATTGCATCTTGTTGTATCTTGCTTTTGCTTCGGTTGAGAGTCCCATTTCACGCGAGCTTCCAGCGATTTGAAGGGGATTTTGAGggggttttcccttttttacttTAGGTGgggttttgaagaaaatgaagaaattgatcaGATTCATTGATAATTGAAGATCTTGATGTTCCTTTCACTTGTAGATCAATAAGATCAGGATAGCCGTGTCAagttgattttcgtttttgggtcttAGGGCTGATGTGGTCGTTTTCTACCCACCTACAGATGTTTATTTCCAAGCAATCGGATCGGATAGCATCGAGCAAGCTATCCGCTTTGAGCGGTGCCCGCAATGCGCGCGAGTAAAGACAGAACGCGTAAGTGGCAGGCTAGGGCGACCCCGTCCCGGCCATCTCGCGTCTCTTTCTGGTGCTCACTCGCCTGTCTCCTCCGCAGAAGCATGTTTGCTATTATTACTGGAATACCAAGCGGGAGCCTCTGCGGAGGAGAGAAGCGAGGGGCACCAGAAAGAGAATCGTGAAATGACTGCGGTGCAGTCGCTCCGCTTTAGTGCTCTTTGCTGGCTTGCATCGCTCACCGCTCGAAAAGAATAGCTCGCTTGAGCCTACCCTTTGCCAAGGTGTGGCTGTACCCTCCgcctttttcgttttttcccCTACCTTCTTTCTACGCCTCTATTCTCAGTTTTTACGCAAACCCCAATACCGATATCTGTCAGTGATCAAAACAATTTTATCTTCAATATCTTTTTGTTATGAATATGTAATCGAGTCAtttcggtttttcaagtgacaaGGATGATCGATTGATAGCCATTCTTTTGGATCAAAAAAGTTCTTCGTCTAGGGGTATCCCAGAGCTGATGTACCCGGGTATTCCTTGAAAGGGGTTTACTACCATGCCCACCTAGAAGAAAGGGTTTCGCTGGTTGATAAGACGACAGTCGACTCACTGCTACTAATTCCACAGTCCCCTTTAGCTGTAGAGGACTTAAATATGTCCTGTGGTCTCGGTTGGAACTGAAAATCCATCTGGTCATCTGCTCTTCTGCCGCCAACTCCATTTGACGGCTTTGTCACGTGATGTTATAACACAAATCAGATAATATTTTACTCGACGCAATGGTACTAGTGCCGTTTTGTAACAGTGTTGTTcatggttaaaagagaattcTAAAACGAAAAATCGTGCTAAAAAcgttcaaaaaaagaaagaaccttACAACAACGAGACGATAATTTTGTCAGAATGTCATGGAATGTGCAACTCTTTTGCGTGACATTCGTTTTGGAATGCGAATCATTGGTGAAAAAGGTcgtaagtttttcttttacttttgattggtttctttttcttttttttttctacaggcaagaaaaatatttgagtgattGGCTGTATCATTTATGAACGAATTACGGTCAGCAAGAACTGCAAGGACGCACATCTTCATTGATCATTTCTTTGGCAGTGTGTTTTGTTGACCTTTTCGGTCAAAAATTGAGTAGGACTACATcgtgttattttaaaccaacaGTAATAACAGTAAGTCTACCCAATTCTCTTCAACTTTGTAATAAGTTTCGCTGTGAATGTGAATCaaattttacatcaatttatTGGAGTACGCATCAACGCGATCGACAACTCTTATCTTTGTCTAGACCTAAGATAAATAAAATGATATGTGGTGTGCTTGTATGATCGTTATATATATTGAAAGGTCATTGAAATACTTCAAGGTGCTCTTTGCTGCCATTTTCAATCAGACAGAGAAAAAAGATGCATTATTTGTAAACTGAAGGTTTGGCCGTGACCTCTTGCGTGACATGCATCCGCTCAgcaatttgcattgaatttttggtcaaaatagCCCGAACTCTTTTCAAACTGGATGCACTAATTTTTGCGGGCCAAAAACGACAGTTGGAGAAAATGACCTACGAGGATAAAGCTTTCAGCTGATGTACAATATGACACGTAAATTTATATACTAGGATTTTTAGAGGCCTTCCATACTTATTCGCactattttagtcttttcctttattatgcattgaaaactgatcacCCAATGGTTTAAATGTGCATTTGATTGTGTTTGTATTGATTTATCTAtctctgaaatgaaaaaatctagcGAAAATTCTGAGTTCATTCATAGACATCACTCGGCCACATGGCGGCTCAAACCCaaatttgcttgttctcaaTGTAGCGATATCCATGACACAAGAGGAAATATGACACTAgaggaaagcagaaaagaaaggtgAAAGATAATTTCAGCTGCTTCTTTTTATGAACCAATTCCCCTTAGCGGTCTGAAAcgattttgattaatttcagATGTGTTATCTTTCAGAGGAATTTCAGTCGGTCTAGCTTCGACAACTAGCTAGCTTTGTTGTTCTTCTGATTTTCACTTTCTGTTACCATGGCTAGACAATTTTGAACAATACTTGGCGTCTTAGTCGTAGAATAACGAATTAGCCCAGTCAAACGAATAAAAGGCCCAGTTGACATTAGTTTTCACCGCTGCTTTTGTCTGTACAAAAACTTCCTCTTATCAATAGAAAAACTAATTTATCTCCATGTCATTTTAGGGCACCGGCATCAAATGATCTGCGGAACAAGTAAGTAGATCACTATTTGTTTGATTAAATTCATTCCTTGCCCCTGAAGAGTCTCGTAACCCATTATTGATTGCAAAGTTGATCGAAATAAGATTgggaaaatattaaaatactcGTTTGCAAACTAGCAAAATTTTCTAGGCATTGTAATCGTATTTGAGGATttccgtaaaaaaaaattgcttgttCTTTTTTAGTGGAACATTTAGATGGAATGACGATAAGGACAGGCTCCTTCTAGTTGAAATCCCGAGCCTTTTAAATTCAAGAAAAACACCAAAGAATCTGGCCACGCCTGGGCTAAAGTCGCTAAAGGTGTGAATCAGCATGGGATATTTACATCTATGCCGAGAGACGAGCGCAGTGTACGGGATAGGTTCAAGAGACTACTGACTGATTTTATGGCGAAAATCAGGAGGGAGGAGGGGGAGTCAGGAACTTCTCCAGAACCACTTAGTGAGAATGAGACCCTGTTAGAAgagattgaggagaaaatgagaTCAGCCAAAAGTGACTTGGAGGCTGCTTCAGCAAAAGATGACCAACAACAAAAGAGTGAACGCAAAAAGGCCATGGCAGCAAGGAATGCCGCAATGAAGACCTGGTCCAAAAGTGCAGCTGCAAATGGTGATTCTGATGATGAGGAAGGTGTAACAAATAGCGGGGGCAGAGGAAGGAAGAGAAGGCGAGGCAGTGATGTTGTACAGTTCTTAGAAACCAAGCGCCAAGATGAGGCTGAGTTGAGAAAGGAGGAAATGGCTCTTCGCCGGCAGGAGATGGCACTCCAGAATAAGAGGCAGGAGCAGTTTGAGCAGCAGATgctacaacaacaacagcaagccCAGCAACAGACAGTGCAAATGCAACAACAATTTGCTATGCAGCAGCAACAAGCTCAGCAAGTGCAGCAGCTCATGATGCTCATGATGCAAAAGATTGCAAAGGATTAGATTGTTTATTATTGGAGAGGTTTAAAGTTTGTTACATTCATCTTCTGTTTTGACAGAATTTGTCAGTGAATTTCACATAGCTATTTccaaagttaaaaaaaggtGTAAACAATGCAAAAGTTACATCGAGGTTGCCAATTACATGCTTTAATAAAACTGGGCTTTAAACTGAAGTTGGAAATCTAATCCATCAAGCCCTTTGTCCTATTGTAGCAACCCCCACCTCCTCCCCTCGAACCACTTAATTTATAACACACAGTACTAGTCTAAGCTCAGGGACAAAGCAGTACTCTGAACTGGCCCTTAGAAGTGGGTACCTCAAATACCCTCAGTATATCGATTACAACAGGACTGGGGTATTTACTTCTGTGTTTTTGCTTGACACTTATTTCCTAGAAACGTTTGTTGATGAATTGACACTCACAACCATGTGAGCACTGTGGGGTGGACTATTAGAAGTTGGCAATAGTATGTATGGGGGTGGGGAATTCCCACCAGATTTCATGCAGTGGCTTTGTAAAAAAATCCAATTTCTCTGAATCTTAACCACACAAAAGGAAGTCCTGCAAAACAATGCCATACCCTTACCTAAATTTCTAATGGTCCACCCTTTATTGGGCCTAACTATGCCAAATAGTCATGAATAGTTGGTGGCTCCAATTGGAAGTAGTCTGAAGTGATGTTGCCATAGAGACAAGTTAATATGTTTCTTAAAAGAGCACAGACTATATATTGTTTTCCAACTGCACTCATTCCTAtctttaaattctttttaaagTCAATGAACTTGAAATAGTTTGAAACGTCATTGAACAGCCACTCTACAGAAACCCTTACTGAACTCATGGCTGTGTTGAAAGCTTCCATCTCGGGGGTGATCACAGGGACATCCCCCTGGCGGTACGGTCCCATTAAGGTAGGACGAAGGGGAGAAGCCGGATCTCCATAAAGGCAAAGGACATCACCTCTTGTGTTAAATGCAACCCTTGACAGATCGTCCAGGAGATCTGAATCCTTTAGTATTCCCGCATGACGACGCCCTTCCACAGGTCCGTACAGATTGACGATAAGACCGTTTGGTAGGGCCACTGATTGAAACTTAAGCCCATGCACCCTTTTGTGGCCATTGTAAACAACGCGTTGGTTTGTATCTGGTCTGCATATTTCACGAACAGTTCCATCTATGAATCCAAAACAATTTCTGAGTGGACTTCCTTGTCGCTCGACTGCTTGAGCATAAGACTCCAAGAAAGGAGGTGTAAGAAATGCCTGGTTCCATGAAGTCAAACGAAAACCGTGCAAATCGTATATCCATTCAAGAACAGTGTTTGCTATCAAACTCAGTTCAGGAACTGGGCGAGCAAACCTTTGGATGAGATCAAAATACCGACAGGGATAAGCCAACCTTCTTAGCAGAATGCAAAATCCCTCTATACCATCGCAAACGGTGCCCTGAGGGCACATGAATCTTGCTGGGACTTGCAAAGCATCGGCTACAATGGGAATGTCGTCTTTCTCTAGTCTGAACTCGGATTTACACTAGCTAGAAACCAAGgaatctaaacaaaatggttcaaattcccagtaaggataaagaggattcactgattcgtattcctggtataaaataagaaattcctcctcgctaattgaaccttctgcaaacgaaattacaagagaatttcTCGCCTCTTCAAAAGACATGTTTATTCCACCGTCCTACGGTCGTGTTGGCCGAATCTTAAGTTACAAATTTTCGCGCCTTTCTACCGTACTCGTCCCAAGTCTCCGGTATACGCATCCAACCGTCCCAGCCTACCGTTGtccactatcttaaagtccctaatgatAGAAAGAGAACACaggagcaaaaacaatagtgaGGCCattatttttattgacaaaaaTGTTTCCAGCAAGACAGTACACTTGAAACTTTCAAGGAGGttctataattattattattattattattattattattattattattattattattattatgcattgCCTGCTTTGGTTTAGACAATCAGACCTGCATATTTTGTATTACAAGTGAAAACCTAACCTAAGGaaagcaaaagaataataattaccGATTCGTATCcattttctgttttcaatttcttcatcATGTGCACAATTTTTCAAGAGAGGAGATGGGTGGTTGTCATGCCTATTTGCTACATGCTGCATAAACGATTTTCACTTGGCAGTGACAAGTTCTTCAAATCCTTGCCTGCTAGATGTGACACACCAGTAAAGATGGTTGCATGCTCCTTTGACCCAATCAGATATCTTCTCACATCCCTTCTCTTTCCCTAGCTTTATCATTGCCTTTGAAATTGATCGTGCAACATGCCAGATGTCAAAATAATGGGCACAGCCTGCCTGGCACTCTCTGATCCACTTAGCAATACCACGATGTCTGTCAGATATAAAGACTTTCACAGCTAACCCTGCAGACTGGAGAAATGAAAAGGCCCGCTTTGCACCTTCCAATTCCATGGGTGAGCTTCCTCCAGTCTCATTTGCCTACAAACAATCACACAATGCACAAATCATAGTtgataaaataaagaaagaagcaAACAAGTACTGACACATCTTATAGTGCTTACTACAAGGATACTTCTGCAGTATGATCAATACCCAATCACAAGACATACCAGGTATGTGTTCATACaagatacaaggaaaggttacgtttatgcaaacgttggctgcgtagcacttatattttaaaccgagttaactgaatagagtgctagatttcaatcccatatgaaccatgtgagcgttagccctactgatggaaaagggcccacacaagaacagagaaaaactctgacaagggtggattcagttaactctgtttaaaatataagtgctacacggccaacgtttgtttaaacgtaacctttccttgtatttgaCAAACCCATGTGCCTAAAAACAAGCAACACTTTGCTGATAGATGCCCCTGCCAAAAGAATTGCAAAGCTCAACAGAACATTTCCAGCAGCATGTTTTCCTCCCAGTGTGATTGGCTGTGATCTCCACTCATAGCAGTAATCACCACATTTTGAACAATGTTGGTTTACAGTCACCAATGTCCCACGTTTCT
This genomic interval carries:
- the LOC137980672 gene encoding uncharacterized protein, which encodes MPRDERSVRDRFKRLLTDFMAKIRREEGESGTSPEPLSENETLLEEIEEKMRSAKSDLEAASAKDDQQQKSERKKAMAARNAAMKTWSKSAAANGDSDDEEGVTNSGGRGRKRRRGSDVVQFLETKRQDEAELRKEEMALRRQEMALQNKRQEQFEQQMLQQQQQAQQQTVQMQQQFAMQQQQAQQVQQLMMLMMQKIAKD